In the Euphorbia lathyris chromosome 5, ddEupLath1.1, whole genome shotgun sequence genome, one interval contains:
- the LOC136230035 gene encoding uncharacterized protein isoform X2, whose protein sequence is MALEFGVQLNTSSLYMYFIPSPPIGRDFIAPCKCKGTSKYVHRECLDHWRAVREGFAFAHCTTCKAPYHLRVHVAADRKWRTLKFRFFVTRDIAFIFLSVQLVIASLAYLVYLIDSHQQSWLRHAWGFDSEHSFYYICGALLFFALLGLSGCFITCYDRRVRSDLAQPCRELCLCCCQPGVCADCHLPGTLCMWTDCTTCFESCASAAGECGCLGGAGEAGLPLLFIMALVVLGLFTVIGIFYSVLVATMVGQRIWQRHYHILAKRMLTKEYVVEDVDGEMTGSDWCPPPLPPEHVQQLKNLGLL, encoded by the exons ATG GCTTTGGAGTTTGGAGTTCAGTTGAACACTTCAAGCTTATACATGTATTTCATACCTTCTCCCCCCATAGGTAGGGATTTTATCGCACCATGCAAATGCAAAGGAACATCAAAGTATGTACATCGGGAATGTTTGGACCACTGGCGAGCTGTAAGG GAAGGATTTGCATTTGCTCATTGCACCACCTGCAAGGCCCCTTACCATTTGAGAGTTCATGTTGCTGCTGATAGGAAATGGCGAACTCTGAAATTTCGGTTCTTCGTGACTAGAGATATTGCATTTATATTTCTATCTGTGCAGCTT GTAATTGCATCACTTGCATATTTGGTGTATCTAATTGATAGTCATCAGCAATCTTGGCTTCGCCATGCATGGGGCTTTGATAGTGAGCATAGTTTCTACTACATATGTG GTGCACTGTTGTTTTTTGCTTTGTTAGGGCTATCTGGGTGCTTTATTACATGTTACGATCGAAGAGTTCGCAGTGATTTGGCTCAGCCATGTCGAGAATTATGTCTTTGTTGCTGCCAACCTGG AGTTTGTGCGGACTGCCATTTACCTGGCACTCTTTGCATGTGGACTGACTGTACGACTTGCTTTGAAAGCTGTGCAAGTGCAGCGGGTGAATGTGGTTGCCTGGGAGGTGCTGGTGAAGCTGGGCTACCTTTGTTGTTTATAATGGCTTTGGTTGTGCTGGGACTATTTACAGTTATTGGCATATTTTATAGTGTTTTGGTTGCTACAATGGTTGGACAACGAATTTGGCAGAGGCATTACCACATACTTGCAAAAAGAATGCTGACAAAA GAATATGTAGTTGAGGATGTTGATGGAGAGATGACAGGATCTGATTGGTGTCCTCCACCTCTTCCACCAGAGCATGTACAGCAGCTGAAGAATCTGGGGCTCCTGTGA
- the LOC136229088 gene encoding UBP1-associated protein 2B-like isoform X2, protein MAKTKLNNSDNNSTQHPILKPKLKKIKKKTLPSSPPATAATTTTTTTVITTITPLSSPPRTPHTDSATASDFQFDSDSVDVATLLEPFTKDQLIELLSIAASQNSSLYSLINQHANRDSSHRKVFIHGFNRDTTREDLVSAFESFGEIEDCNVVTDKVTGKAKGYGFVLFKTRKGAAMALMDPKKKINNRIANCQLASIGAPINLGKEQESGGRKIYVSNVPANVDTEKLKAFFAKFGEIEAGPMGFDKQTGKSRGYALFIYKTVEGAMGTLEEPHKLFEGHQLHCSIAMDTKNKTNQGQLQKQQHINVNVNQPSQGQMLAAVAAAQNLGLFGQQPGLNPVYSGLFSNPGAPAGIISPIMAGAMSQGLGSMSQVGGLGVATQSAPGTYGTVQGYPNAHTGHRPIGSFPRYSSYL, encoded by the coding sequence ATGGCGAAAACCAAACTCAACAACTCAGACAACAACTCTACACAACACCCCATCCTAaaacccaaattaaaaaaaattaagaagaaaACTCTCCCCTCCTCACCACCCGCCACCgccgccaccaccaccaccaccaccaccgtcATCACCACTATCACCCCTCTTTCTTCTCCTCCCAGAACTCCCCATACAGATTCTGCTACTGCTTCTGATTTCCAATTCGATTCCGACTCAGTCGATGTCGCAACCCTCCTCGAACCCTTCACCAAAGACCAACTCATTGAACTCCTCTCAATCGCGGCTTCTCAGAACTCCTCTCTATATTCTCTCATCAATCAGCACGCCAATCGTGATTCTTCCCACCGGAAAGTCTTCATCCATGGCTTTAACCGGGACACAACGCGTGAAGACCTCGTCTCCGCATTCGAATCTTTTGGGGAAATCGAGGATTGCAACGTTGTAACTGATAAAGTCACTGGCAAAGCTAAAGGTTACGGCTTTGTTTTGTTCAAGACCCGGAAGGGAGCAGCTATGGCATTAATGGATcccaagaagaagattaataaTCGGATTGCCAATTGCCAGTTGGCTTCCATCGGAGCACCAATCAATTTGGGTAAAGAACAGGAATCAGGAGGTAGGAAGATATATGTGTCTAATGTGCCAGCGAATGTTGATACAGAAAAGTTGAAAGCTTTCTTCGCCAAATTTGGGGAAATCGAAGCTGGGCCGATGGGTTTCGATAAACAAACTGGAAAATCAAGAGGGTATGCGTTATTCATTTATAAGACGGTGGAGGGAGCTATGGGGACTCTGGAGGAACCTCACAAATTGTTTGAGGGTCATCAATTGCATTGCTCTATAGccatggatactaaaaataagACTAATCAAGGACAGCTACAGAAACAACAGCATATAAATGTAAATGTAAACCAACCATCACAAGGTCAAATGTTGGCAGCAGTAGCAGCAGCTCAGAATCTGGGATTGTTTGGGCAGCAGCCTGGGCTTAATCCAGTGTATAGTGGATTGTTTAGTAACCCGGGTGCTCCTGCTGGGATAATTAGTCCAATAATGGcaggtgcaatgagccagggcCTGGGCTCAATGAGTCAAGTGGGAGGGTTGGGAGTTGCAACTCAGTCTGCGCCTGGAACTTATGGGACAGTGCAGGGTTATCCAAATGCACATACTGGACACCGGCCTATTGGCTCATTTCCGCGATATTCATCTTATCTGTG
- the LOC136230284 gene encoding uncharacterized protein produces the protein MVTEEGGFKAVKIPQKIYEERIKAVQFSVIGRVSLNKGEKPWKHTDLKQQLNQKWKHNLEWKMISLGKGFYQFVMPNEKALQVIWEYGAISLRPGIIRFSPWYPDFNPDLYKSTSAQVWVRFYNLPWEFWDTRIIASIARAVGVPIRFDNNTVNGEFGHYARVLIDVELSMNIQDRLQVDTENQKHWVFLEYENLPVLCDTCSSIGHDSSVCRRNVPKPHPQKSSKAKPSSSVWRRAPPADSVQQNVAASPVLSEDIARDGNSIDNSLQVVIHHSEMHKQNPEKGVYDAWDDPSDDERRLASNSRIPEIQFHTELPKGVNFLSESVEWTQHMIRTHNRENCSENEFAAEGSDWIIARKKAKGKKRESRLLGRSGFTV, from the coding sequence ATGGTCACGGAGGAAGGGGGTTTTAAGGCTGTGAAAATTCCACAGAAGATTTATGAGGAACGGATCAAAGCTGTTCAGTTCTCCGTCATTGGACGAGTTTCTCTGAATAAAGGAGAGAAGCCATGGAAGCACACAGACCTCAAACAACAGCTAAATCAAAAATGGAAACATAACCTAGAATGGAAAATGATATCTCTGGGTAAGGGTTTCTACCAATTTGTTATGCCTAATGAAAAGGCGCTGCAAGTGATTTGGGAGTATGGAGCTATCTCTTTAAGGCCAGGAATTATCAGATTCTCTCCGTGGTATCCCGACTTCAACCCTGATTTGTACAAGTCCACGTCTGCGCAAGTCTGGGTAAGGTTTTATAATTTGCCTTGGGAATTCTGGGACACCAGAATTATTGCCAGCATTGCTAGAGCTGTAGGTGTTCCAATTAGATTTGATAACAACACTGTTAACGGTGAATTTGGACACTATGCTCGAGTACTCATTGATGTAGAGCTTTCTATGAACATTCAAGACAGGCTACAGGTTGACACTGAAAATCAAAAACATTGGGTATTTCTTGAATATGAGAACCTGCCTGTGCTATGTGATACTTGCTCTTCTATTGGACATGATTCTTCTGTCTGCAGGAGGAACGTTCCAAAACCTCATCCGCAGAAGAGTTCAAAAGCTAAACCTTCCTCCTCGGTTTGGAGGCGAGCTCCGCCTGCAGATTCTGTACAGCAAAATGTGGCTGCATCCCCTGTGCTCTCTGAGGATATTGCGAGAGACGGAAATTCCATTGACAATTCTTTGCAGGTGGTCATCCACCATTCCGAGATGCACAAGCAGAACCCAGAGAAAGGCGTCTATGATGCCTGGGATGATCCCAGCGATGATGAAAGGCGCCTAGCGTCTAACTCAAGGATCCCTGAAATCCAGTTTCATACAGAACTTCCCAAAGGGGTCAATTTTTTATCGGAATCAGTTGAATGGACACAGCACATGATTAGGACACATAACAGGGAGAATTGCTCTGAGAATGAATTTGCGGCTGAGGGAAGCGACTGGATAATAGCTCGCAAGAAAGCTAAGGGCAAGAAAAGAGAGTCGCGTCTGTTAGGGCGCAGTGGTTTTACTGTTTAA
- the LOC136230035 gene encoding uncharacterized protein isoform X3 has product MAEDIVSSPLIPPSPIIEPIEIDLEAGPGDQIQCRICLETDGRDFIAPCKCKGTSKYVHRECLDHWRAVREGFAFAHCTTCKAPYHLRVHVAADRKWRTLKFRFFVTRDIAFIFLSVQLVIASLAYLVYLIDSHQQSWLRHAWGFDSEHSFYYICGALLFFALLGLSGCFITCYDRRVRSDLAQPCRELCLCCCQPGCASAAGECGCLGGAGEAGLPLLFIMALVVLGLFTVIGIFYSVLVATMVGQRIWQRHYHILAKRMLTKEYVVEDVDGEMTGSDWCPPPLPPEHVQQLKNLGLL; this is encoded by the exons ATGGCTGAAGATATTGTCTCTTCTCCTCTCATCCCTCCCTCTCCGATCATTGAGCCTATCGAGATCGATCTCGAAGCTGGCCCCGGCGACCAAATTCAGTGTCGAATTTGCCTTGAAACTGATG GTAGGGATTTTATCGCACCATGCAAATGCAAAGGAACATCAAAGTATGTACATCGGGAATGTTTGGACCACTGGCGAGCTGTAAGG GAAGGATTTGCATTTGCTCATTGCACCACCTGCAAGGCCCCTTACCATTTGAGAGTTCATGTTGCTGCTGATAGGAAATGGCGAACTCTGAAATTTCGGTTCTTCGTGACTAGAGATATTGCATTTATATTTCTATCTGTGCAGCTT GTAATTGCATCACTTGCATATTTGGTGTATCTAATTGATAGTCATCAGCAATCTTGGCTTCGCCATGCATGGGGCTTTGATAGTGAGCATAGTTTCTACTACATATGTG GTGCACTGTTGTTTTTTGCTTTGTTAGGGCTATCTGGGTGCTTTATTACATGTTACGATCGAAGAGTTCGCAGTGATTTGGCTCAGCCATGTCGAGAATTATGTCTTTGTTGCTGCCAACCTGG CTGTGCAAGTGCAGCGGGTGAATGTGGTTGCCTGGGAGGTGCTGGTGAAGCTGGGCTACCTTTGTTGTTTATAATGGCTTTGGTTGTGCTGGGACTATTTACAGTTATTGGCATATTTTATAGTGTTTTGGTTGCTACAATGGTTGGACAACGAATTTGGCAGAGGCATTACCACATACTTGCAAAAAGAATGCTGACAAAA GAATATGTAGTTGAGGATGTTGATGGAGAGATGACAGGATCTGATTGGTGTCCTCCACCTCTTCCACCAGAGCATGTACAGCAGCTGAAGAATCTGGGGCTCCTGTGA
- the LOC136230035 gene encoding uncharacterized protein isoform X1: MAEDIVSSPLIPPSPIIEPIEIDLEAGPGDQIQCRICLETDGRDFIAPCKCKGTSKYVHRECLDHWRAVREGFAFAHCTTCKAPYHLRVHVAADRKWRTLKFRFFVTRDIAFIFLSVQLVIASLAYLVYLIDSHQQSWLRHAWGFDSEHSFYYICGALLFFALLGLSGCFITCYDRRVRSDLAQPCRELCLCCCQPGVCADCHLPGTLCMWTDCTTCFESCASAAGECGCLGGAGEAGLPLLFIMALVVLGLFTVIGIFYSVLVATMVGQRIWQRHYHILAKRMLTKEYVVEDVDGEMTGSDWCPPPLPPEHVQQLKNLGLL, translated from the exons ATGGCTGAAGATATTGTCTCTTCTCCTCTCATCCCTCCCTCTCCGATCATTGAGCCTATCGAGATCGATCTCGAAGCTGGCCCCGGCGACCAAATTCAGTGTCGAATTTGCCTTGAAACTGATG GTAGGGATTTTATCGCACCATGCAAATGCAAAGGAACATCAAAGTATGTACATCGGGAATGTTTGGACCACTGGCGAGCTGTAAGG GAAGGATTTGCATTTGCTCATTGCACCACCTGCAAGGCCCCTTACCATTTGAGAGTTCATGTTGCTGCTGATAGGAAATGGCGAACTCTGAAATTTCGGTTCTTCGTGACTAGAGATATTGCATTTATATTTCTATCTGTGCAGCTT GTAATTGCATCACTTGCATATTTGGTGTATCTAATTGATAGTCATCAGCAATCTTGGCTTCGCCATGCATGGGGCTTTGATAGTGAGCATAGTTTCTACTACATATGTG GTGCACTGTTGTTTTTTGCTTTGTTAGGGCTATCTGGGTGCTTTATTACATGTTACGATCGAAGAGTTCGCAGTGATTTGGCTCAGCCATGTCGAGAATTATGTCTTTGTTGCTGCCAACCTGG AGTTTGTGCGGACTGCCATTTACCTGGCACTCTTTGCATGTGGACTGACTGTACGACTTGCTTTGAAAGCTGTGCAAGTGCAGCGGGTGAATGTGGTTGCCTGGGAGGTGCTGGTGAAGCTGGGCTACCTTTGTTGTTTATAATGGCTTTGGTTGTGCTGGGACTATTTACAGTTATTGGCATATTTTATAGTGTTTTGGTTGCTACAATGGTTGGACAACGAATTTGGCAGAGGCATTACCACATACTTGCAAAAAGAATGCTGACAAAA GAATATGTAGTTGAGGATGTTGATGGAGAGATGACAGGATCTGATTGGTGTCCTCCACCTCTTCCACCAGAGCATGTACAGCAGCTGAAGAATCTGGGGCTCCTGTGA